One segment of Clostridium ljungdahlii DSM 13528 DNA contains the following:
- the fliP gene encoding flagellar type III secretion system pore protein FliP (The bacterial flagellar biogenesis protein FliP forms a type III secretion system (T3SS)-type pore required for flagellar assembly.) translates to MNRRDKKIFITISILIFVILVFKAHSVYAAPDASQTMPIPNINVSMDNAGTSTPQQYVQNIKLLIFLTVITLLPSFVMMMTSFVRIIVVFGFLRSAMGTQQSPPNSILIGLALFMTVFIMYPVYSKMNTNAIEPYMQNKITQQQAIDEGAKPIRSFMLKQTYKKDLQLFIDQAKLNYKVTADGQNAPLYVVVPAYMISELKTAFEIGFLIYIPFMVIDMVVSSVLMAMGMFMLPPTMISLAFKLLLFVMVDGWYLLVKSLIVSFS, encoded by the coding sequence ATGAACAGAAGAGATAAAAAGATTTTTATAACTATTTCAATTTTAATATTTGTCATTCTTGTTTTCAAAGCACATAGTGTATATGCAGCTCCAGATGCATCACAGACGATGCCTATACCAAATATAAATGTATCTATGGATAATGCAGGTACTTCTACTCCACAGCAGTATGTACAAAATATAAAATTGCTTATATTTCTGACAGTTATAACATTGCTTCCATCTTTTGTAATGATGATGACGAGTTTTGTAAGAATTATAGTGGTATTTGGTTTTTTAAGAAGTGCTATGGGAACACAGCAGTCCCCCCCAAATTCAATTTTGATTGGACTTGCACTATTCATGACAGTTTTTATTATGTATCCTGTTTATTCAAAAATGAATACAAATGCCATTGAGCCCTACATGCAAAATAAAATAACCCAGCAGCAGGCAATAGATGAAGGGGCTAAACCAATTAGGAGTTTCATGCTTAAGCAGACATATAAAAAGGATTTACAGTTATTCATAGACCAAGCTAAATTAAATTACAAGGTTACTGCAGATGGACAAAATGCACCACTCTATGTAGTAGTTCCGGCCTATATGATAAGTGAGCTTAAAACTGCCTTTGAAATAGGATTCTTAATTTATATACCGTTTATGGTAATAGATATGGTGGTATCAAGTGTACTTATGGCCATGGGAATGTTCATGCTCCCACCAACTATGATATCTCTGGCATTTAAACTACTTTTATTTGTAATGGTAGATGGATGGTATTTACTTGTAAAATCTTTAATTGTAAGTTTTTCATGA
- the fliQ gene encoding flagellar biosynthesis protein FliQ: MSENMVIGIIKDAVQTGLIVGAPILIVSVVVGLIISIFQATTQIQEQTLTFVPKLIAVAVIGLITGSWMLQQVVAFTERIFTYIAHITQ, translated from the coding sequence ATGAGTGAAAACATGGTAATTGGTATTATAAAAGATGCAGTACAAACGGGACTTATAGTAGGAGCTCCCATACTTATAGTTTCAGTGGTGGTAGGTCTTATAATAAGTATATTTCAGGCAACTACTCAGATACAGGAGCAAACACTTACTTTTGTCCCTAAGCTTATTGCAGTGGCTGTAATAGGACTTATTACAGGAAGCTGGATGTTACAGCAGGTTGTAGCTTTTACTGAGAGAATTTTTACGTATATAGCCCATATAACACAATGA